The segment CGTTTAACGGAAAGCCGTAGGCGACTGTGCGACTGCATTTGGCAGTTCCAAACGCAGTCGCCTGTGGCTTGCCGTTAAACAAACAAGTGCCAACGGCCGCGCGGCTATTCGCTGCACTGCTTTTCGTAAGTTTCGAAGTCCATCAACTTCGACAATGAATCTTCGCTCGAAAGTTTTACTTTGATGATCCAACCCGCCGCGTATGGATCGTCGTTGAGCGTTTCAAGGTTGTCCGGCAGGTCGGTGTTGACGGCAATGATCTCGCCATCGACAGGACTGAACATATCGCTGGTCGCTTTGACCGATTCGACTTCTCCGAACGATTCGCCAGCGGTGACGGTATCGCCGACGTCAGGAAGATCCATGTAAACCAGGTCGGTGAGGGCTTCGACCGCGTGAGCCGAGATGCCGACAGTGGCAACTTTGTCGCCGCCTTCGTCCGCGACATTGGCCCACTCGTGAGATTCAGCAAACAGGTAGTTTTCAGGTTTCATCGTGTTACTCCGTTGGTAAGTATGTTCTGTTTT is part of the Mariniblastus fucicola genome and harbors:
- the gcvH gene encoding glycine cleavage system protein GcvH codes for the protein MKPENYLFAESHEWANVADEGGDKVATVGISAHAVEALTDLVYMDLPDVGDTVTAGESFGEVESVKATSDMFSPVDGEIIAVNTDLPDNLETLNDDPYAAGWIIKVKLSSEDSLSKLMDFETYEKQCSE